One Neodiprion pinetum isolate iyNeoPine1 chromosome 1, iyNeoPine1.2, whole genome shotgun sequence genomic window carries:
- the LOC124224832 gene encoding uncharacterized protein → MTLGFSWKTASLSCCCFAIFCSANDQTQFTTVASPQESQLVASKENKNPDGGWTWSQPDTLSSIISETQTPPPNFISSHYLSGQGFNRNGAVALRSEYFPYPYEVGPPVEDAHPVFPTQNTENTLASIKKHFAIVSFIGLLLLFAIVQNTISASREKEALSLREKRDVVAIHGTDPMLPEIEDVLSEDTKIRCMQRTLCLENKKLGQHLGRTGKLLAKYLTRTVETSLEASSGWYRLLEDASQAGLRGEDCRILYRDCSPAEDSRPELD, encoded by the exons ATGACTCTCGGATTCTCGTGGAAAACAGCATCGCTCAGCTGCTGCTGTTTCGCAATATTCTGCTCGGCTAACGATCAGACGCAATTTACCACCGTGGCGTCTCCGCAGGAGAGTCAACTCGTCGCATcgaaggaaaacaaaaatcccGACGGCGGCTGGACTTGGAGTCAACCGGACACGTTGTCATCAATCATTTCCGAAACGCAAACTCCTCCGCCAAACTTCATCTCGAGTCATTATTTGTCAG GACAGGGCTTCAATCGAAACGGGGCCGTCGCACTGAGGTCGGAATATTTTCCGTACCCGTACGAAGTCGGTCCTCCGGTAGAAGACGCGCATCCTGTTTTTCCAACCCAAAACACTGAGAACACTTTAGCGTCGATTAAAAAGCATTTTGCCATTGTCAGTTTCATCGGGCTTCTTCTACTCTTCGCCATAGTCCAGAACACCATATCTGCatcaagagaaaaagaggCCCTAtcgttgcgcgaaaaacgtgACGTCGTCGCAATCCACGGAACGGATCCCATG CTCCCCGAGATCGAAGACGTCTTGAGCGAGGATACCAAGATACGTTGCATGCAGCGTACTCTGTGTCTTGAGAATAAAAAACTTGGTCAGCATTTGGGAAGAACTGGCAAGCTTCTGGCCAAATACTTGAC ACGAACTGTCGAAACTTCTTTGGAGGCTTCTTCCGGCTGGTACAGACTCCTTGAGGATGCCAGCCAGGCGGGTCTTCGGGGCGAAGACTGTAGAATTCTTTACAGGGATTGCAGCCCCGCTGAGGATTCGAGACCAGAACTAGATTAG